TAGTGATAATCTAATAACAACCATCCTTATCATCACAACtatttctaatatataattatacaataatCATAGTAAATatcttcataaaattttaatttatataaatatatatatatatatatatatatatatatatattcttttttttttttagttttgagaatgaaaattatttaaatattcttaaccttaaaacttagaatccatgacaAATGAAGATATTTTTGCCTAcaataatccggtacacattgttaaaacgtaccaactgaaaaacagacatacgcgtgttaacaaaccccatatatatatatatatataactactAATAAATACGATTACATTTGTAATTgtttagtaataatttttttatgtttacattTTAGTGTAGATTTTAACTTTAccaatataaactattttatctttcagattttgtaattttttcttataattatttttaaaaatatattttttatgaatttaataacgttttttagatttaattagtAGTTTGGTAGATATTCAATAACGTACATATTtgacttgatatttttttctcttatttagtCTTAGTGAGCAGTAAATACCACAAATTAACCGTAGACGTTTTGCCCCTAGTTTGAAGATTAAAGGGCAACCATGGCTTTCAAAAGCATGCTTGACTTTCAGTAGAGAGTGATTATAAACAAAGTTTTGGTACAATTTCTCCTAGAAATTCAAtttgaaatggaagaaaaagttgattttgaaaaaaaaaaaaaaaaatcattcaactTCACTTTTGCAAATTTCGATCAGCAACCTGTATAAAAACAGGAACAACCGCAAAATCTGTTTTCAAGATCAAGGAtgggaaaaagggaagaagagatTAGTTTGAATTGATATCATCTTTTTCCTTCGCCCTGTCTCAGCTTTACCAttcaatataagaaaaatgcatttaaACAGAGAAGATTATAGCAAAGAGTTGGGAGGACAAGAGATCCACCccaaaaaagatttttattcttataccTCTTGAAGCAGTTGCCACCTTAACTCATTGGAAAaccattcttattttttttccaatgaaAACTAGAAATAGAAATGGCAGGTGCAACTTAATTAAGATGAAACCGACGTGACACCTCCTCTTTCGCGGGCATAGGGTCTTTGTTTCTAGGCCTACTTAAAAAACTGGTCTCGCGAGCACAGGGTATCTCTGTTTCTATCCCTACTTAAAAACAGAATAGGTCAATGATTGGTTGAACCAGTAACCTGACTTGCACTGCTTAACATATAAGTCTAATGAAAGATATGGGCATTTGATTAGAGAGCTAAAATGGCACCAAAAAAACAGTTCAAGctacaaaaaataattgtacAAGTATGCACAGCCTCACAGAACACAGTAAAGCAGTCACCTGTGCCAACAAAGCTTTCTCCCACCCTCTCGCAAAATTTCATAGGCAAGTTTATACTTTTCAATGGATGTTGCACCAGCATCGATGTATTTAGATGCAGTTTCTCTTAGACTCCATAGCATCAAATTTTTAAGTTCCTGAGAGCTGCTCCACGATTCTATGTCAGGAAAGACACCATCCTCAGCATTTCTTGTCCACCGGTGTAAGATGTAGCGAGAAGGAACTTCTCTTAATTGTAATATCTGGAAAACCCTCAACACGTGCCTACAAAGAACACCATCGCGCTCAAACATCTGACAGCTACAACTAATGCTGAGATTTGATGCATTAAATGTAACTACATGTTTCTCCATATCATTTCCACACCTTCGCACCATATATCTGCTCAGACCCCCTTCCTCAAATATTTTAAACCCGAGATAGCTAAAGCACTGCAATAGCTCTTTTTGAAATACTTTGAATACAGCAAGAGTGTAAAGCCTCCTGCATTGTTCTTCCACTGGTTCTTTTGTTTGCAAAATGGGTTGAAAATTAGAAGTATTAAAatcctcttttctttcttcctcgcGGCGTCGCTCAAGACCCCTTTCGTACCGAGGAATGAACTCCAAGAGAGGTGTCTGGGCATTTAAAAGTGCACCAAAGAATGAATCAAGGCTTTCATTCATGGGAATGCCAGCAAAAAATGTGCCCTTTAAATACAACGGAACCCAAGATGCCCGCTTCTCATACATCTCTTTTAGCCAAGCATTGTCCTTCAATCCATATTTGTTGAGTAGCACGTTCCATGTGGCGTCAAATTCATCAACTGTCTGACTCTGGTAAACACACTTTTCATAGTCTTTTGTAAAGCCATCACCCATCAGACCCATGTTCTCTTGTTCCTTTGCCTTAATTTGCCACAAAGAAAACCGATGATAGGTTACAGGAAAGACTTTTGCTATTGCCCTCTGGACTGCAATATCTTGATCAGCAATAACTGTCAGAGGCTGCCGGCCAGACATTGCCCTAAGCCATGTCTGAAACAACCAAGTGAAAGATTCTTCAGATTCATCGGCAACTAAAGCACATCCAAGAAGCACAGGTTGCTTGTGATGATTGACCCCAACAAAAGTAGCAAAAGGCACCAAATAGACAGTTTTTCGGTATGACGTGTCCAAGGCTAGGACGTCACCAAACTGACTACATGAATATCTAGATCTGCCATCCGCCCAAAATATGCTCATACAATTACCATTGTCAACTTCCACAGAATAAAAGAATCCAGTATCTTCTGTCTGTCTTGTTTGAAAATACTCTAAAAGAATGTTGTACCACTCACTTCTAATGTGATTTTGCCTACCTCCTCTAGGGACAGTGTAGTTATCGATTCTAAACAAGTCACCGTTCACAAATCCAGTATCTGCATCGTCATTCAGAATATTAGAAGAATGGATATCTTTTGCCCTGCCCTCTTTTTCAGAGTCCAGATCATGGTTATGATCCTTTCGGAGACGGTCCACTGTCCACTTTCCTGTCGGCTGTCTCTTAATCCTTAAATAAGCCCCACAACCAACTCTTGAAGGATGCTGGAACCCCTCCTTGGAGCAAACAAATCGGCGGGATGTAATCAATCCATCATTCTTGGAACGAAACAATTGACCAATTCGAACTCCAAAACCCAAATGCGCTGCATATGCATGATAAAATTGGTAGGCTTCATTAGGTGAACTGAACTCTTGACCAACATATGGTTCAGTCTTGGGCTGTCCTTCAAGTTCTTCCTTTCTCAGACGTTTGAAATCAATAATGCCAAAGGGACAAGAGGAATCATTATCTGCTTCTTCCAGCAATTTCTTCCTTGGCCTCCTAGTAAACTCAGTAAGAGAGTTCACAACTGTATCACCTTTCTGTTGCAATGTTGGAGTACAGTTTTCACCACTGATTTCAAGATTGTGATTATGGTCCTTATGAAAATGATCAATCACCCACTTTCCAGAACCATTTATTTGCACCCTTATGAATGCTGGACAGCCTGTTCTTGAACTGAGTTGACGTCCCTCCTTTGAGCACACAAATCTTCGAGAAGAAACTGACCCATCAGTTCTTGATCTATACAGCTGACCAATCCGAACTTTAAATCCTGTTCGATTTGCATATGAAGTGTAGAACTTTAGTGCTTCATCTGCTGTGTCAAATTCCAACCCTATGTACGGATCACAAGAAAAGTCTATTTCCTCCTCCACAATAGCATTAGTCATTGCAAGCTCAGTACCAACAAAATGATCCTTTACAATCATGATCCCAACTTCTTGTCCGTTAAAATATAACTATCAACATGGTAATGGAGAAAAATTCAAGGTAATAACAGCAGCAATCAAACGCTATTAAGCTTTAAGGAAGCTATGCattgacttttcttttcttcaacctCCCTCTTACTAGTCAAGCAGAAGCACATTCCAGTCCCATAAGCTAAGTTCAAGGCAACTATTCCTGTAAAAACCTAAATAAACCCACTTGGGTAAGATACAAACTTCAACACGGTTTTAATCGTCCCTATCCTAACTCTTCAGGTGCGTAACTCGTTTCTCAATTTTCTCAGTGACCAAATAATCTGTCGACAGAAATATCATAATCTAGACAAAAagtaactaaaaataaaacgaatGAAGACAATCACAGGAATGAATATTAAGAGTAACGAGTACTATCGGAGTAAATTGAAGTTTCGAACGAAATCATGAGACAACGACGAAAGTCAACGCAGctagaaataaataaagaggttagggtttcataaacaaaatttacCTTGAACATTGACGAATAGATTGGAAGATAAGGGAAAATTTTGAGATTGGAGGACTGCGGGAAGTGTAGAATCAGAGGAAATAAGTAATTTAGGAGGAGAAAATAGAGTAAACTGGGATCATGTTCCCGTTTCTTCTTCACTTTGTGTTCGGTTCGGTGTTGCAATGGCAGTGCAGAATTGGATTTAAAGAGGATCCGGATCCATACCCGAACCCGATCGTGGTGTTTGTGGGTACTACTTCAGAATCGGGTAAGCCACACACTCCAACAATTGGCGTCATTTTCCAGAAcataaaaacacaattttttttttttatttctcttcaaaacttaatgtaaaaaagtaaattaatttacaatatgATATATCTTaattcattttctcttcaaattcgatataatttttaatttataaaataacgaagaattttttttaaaacctatataattattataaacatttcaaatattataattaatttccttcaaatatcaaacaaacttaagaaatataaaaaattaaaatttaaaactataattttatattttaaattaataaataaataagtaaaagttTACAGAATCAACATACTATTGAGtactaataattatttcttatttaatgattatttattttcaattaagaatacaaataattacttcttatttaatgtattatatgtttttaaatttgatgtttGGTTTTATCCTTaagaaatgaattaaataataaatactcaAACTATTTTAAACTCTAATCCTTAAGCATAACATTATTAACTGTGATAAAAACGAGTAACAAAccatctataaaaaaatatgatcacactaatgtttttatcaaaatttaatataatcgagttaagtaaaaataaaataaaaaccatcTTTGTTAAATAGACAGCagattattttagaaaacaaaagtttgaaatatttaaaagaaaaacccGCGACaaagttgatgaaaaaaataaacatttaaacaaAACTTGAGTGAATTagcttttgaaaaaataaaaaacaactatcttttttatttctattccctcaaacaattaataataagaattgaatttttacagtttttttcacattttttttaccctttatatgtttttttatttataactttctagtttttatgatttaaaagtattacttataaaaattaaaattacattttactaTAATCAATATACTATAAGAGGGATAACCACTTCTTACgattaattgtaaattttgaattattttttaacatatggtaactaaattttagattatttgaAGTCTTTCAAATTTGTTGGTACTTTGATATGTAAAATTGAGATGAGAAattatttgcaaaaaaaaaagttaataaaaattcaataatttaacaataaatatatgttaaatataatcaatctaccacaatattttaaatttatatgtatataataaaactGATCGCTcaatttatattacatataaatacaattataatgAGTAAAACTTGTTTGTAAATAAGTaagttcttttaattcttttaaatattaaataagtaatttaatatttaaattacttgcAATATGATGCAAAATGTTGTTGCAGTGGAGGGATATTACATAGGAATGATCACATCCTGAGATGAATTATTTATATGCAGACAGggacaaacaaaagaaaagggtAAAAGGCAGTATTAATGCAGTACTTTACACATAATGCAGTACTCAACAAGGGTACTAGAAAATGTCAAACTCTATTGCATGGCCATGCCGTTTTAACTTCACAGCTAACAAAAAACACACTGTTCATCAAAATGTGCCTCATCACTTTTGTCACATAATTTTGCTATGGTACAAGTATTTTGGTAGGTGGGGTTGATTCCCTTACACCTGTTGCAGAACATGGTGGTGTTATTTTCACAACCTTACTCTTTAGTTTCCTGCACTGTCTCATGACATTTTTCTGAGCAGATGCATTTACTCTCACAATGTCCACTTTCACTATATGGTGATCAGAAGTTCCTTTTGAAGAAATCACTGAGTAGGACCCTGGCACGTACTTGTATGGAGAGTTTGGGGAAGCCAGAATGTAATCCACTCTTGTGCCATACTTGCATGTCCCCTGCACATCTGTTATTTACCACTCAACTTAGACTTCCAAGTTTTTGAACAATCATGATCATAATAATCACCTAAGTTGAAcaagtggaaaaaaaaatatatactttggCCTTTAGCAATGATAACAATGGGCTCACATTCTCCTGCATAATCCTTTGCATCGATATAGCCTTTGGATTTCATGAAGTTCATGACTTCTGACCTTGGCCTAGGCTTTCCGAGTTTCTCATAGTACtgcaacaaaaacaaacaatctCAGATGGGTGtggaaaagaaaaccaattTAATGTAAACAGTTGTGAGAACTGAGAATGTTACATTAAAAATATCTGTCCATCTCTCGGATGAGTAATCTGCTCTATATAGCGAATTGAGACCTCCTGCTAAGATATGGGGAGGGTCATTGGAGCGAAATATTTCCTGCACTTGTTTCATTCTCCAATTCTCATCTAAGTGGTCAAGCTGAGtagaatacaaatttatttctcCAGCCCAAGGCACATCAATTGTAGCCTTCAAAACATTCCTAAATCACACATGGAGTTGTCATTGCACTTGTACACCCAATAAATCTATAGTCTAAAACAACAATAAAGGATTGGTATTCTAAGTTATTCTATTTCAATATCCTGTGTAGTTAGTTACACTGATAAATATATCAGAGAATGACAGAGGCATGACAGTTTTTGTCTTTCAACAAATCATAATAATCACTATCATCATTTCAATGGAAATGTGGGAGGAATAAAACACCTGAAATCATTATCATCAGCAATCTTTTGAACTTTCCACTTCTTAATTGGCCATTTGGATAAGATGGCATTTCCATATTCTGGAGCCCAACTCTCAGCAAACACATATTTCATCCCCAAGGCAGCTGCTAAATCAGAAAGAGGCTTCatgttcttctcttcttctgctTTCACATCCTGCAGGGCCATCACATCAGCATCAATCTCCCTCAGAACTTCAAGGATGCTTCTGCTGCTTGCGAATCTCTCACTGCCCTCACAGTAGTTCATAATGAAAGGAAAGCACACAGGAGACCTTGCAGGGACCTGATGCCTGCCAGACACATTTCCCATAATTCTATCTGATGTGCCCTCTTTACTATTTGCCAATGAAATCTCATTCTCAGGAAGATTAATAGAAACCTTCAAATTTGAACGTGGCAGAATGTTGGAGTCAGAAAGACTCTGAGCTTTGTTCAGAGAGGCATGCAATGGAGATTGCTTCAGTATACTCTTGGGGAACTCACCCTTTGTGAGATTCTTCTTCTTAGATCCATGCTCATGATTGGAGACAACCCATTCATCAAATTCTGAAACAGCAGGAGCAAGTGAAAACATGGCAACATTGAATGTAGCAATCCTAATAGGCCTTCCAGATTCAGACTCAACCAATAGGCCATTTGAGTCACTTCTAGATTTGTTTTTACTCAATTCTGTTCTGGGGTGGTGACCCTTAAAGTTCAATTTTCTAAACCTTTTGATCACAACTTTAGACCTAGGGCGCTTCCATAGTAGCCACAATATCCTTGAATATAGGTGCCGGAGTTTTCTTCTAATCACACTAAACATCTCGCCAGAGAAACAATTTAACAAACTCTCTTTTGGGAAGGAAACTATAAGTTCAATGTTCTTTTTTTCATGACATGTTCATCATGATTTCTTTCACCAGCTTAATCAGTGGCACATCTTCCAAACGAGGCAATATATGGAATAAATGGAGACAAAATTAGGTCCTAACTACTCCACGGAGGGAGATAGACAGAGTCAGAGAGTTGACAAAGGTGCAATGTTGTTGAGCTTCCTTTCCAACACAAGAAAACAAGGCCAACTGCTACCAACAAGAACAGAAGAAGTTAACTAATGTCTTGTTTCTATACGTGTTAATGATAATAACCATTATAAAAATGCATAAAGCAACAAATGATTATTTTGGTGGGGTCAGCCACTGTCCAGTGTAGTGGAAGCCTGCATATAAATCCCGTGAGTTGCAGACATTTTTGACTGCATAACATCCATTGCGTAGGCTGATGCAGttttatacttttcttataTAATGAGTTGAAATCTTAGCTTTCTCGaatgtattataaaaagttGTAGTTATTACAGAAATAGTGGATCCGGCTTTCAATTTTGTAAACAGCATAAACTTTGCATTATAACCTCTGAATAAAATTTGTCTATGTATGTTGTTGTAATTTTGATTGAGCTCAAAAACATAGTTGGAAAACAAACATTTTGTagtcctttttcttttactagaCAAAAGTCAATGACTTAGGTAGAGAAAGATGGACAAGATTTGACAGCCACACCTATGAAAAATCAGCATGCAGCTGTTTCAATTGGTAAACTTCTACGATGCACTTTTCaaattatgtgaaaaaaattagttttaccCTAGTGCGAATAAACTGTGTTAGTAGCGCATATAGGAGTTTCATTATCAAACAACTACGTGGCATTGAAGTCACACATTACCAATACCACAACAAGGCAAACATCTCTTTACAAGTTATGAGATCAATCATGTGAAGCAAAAAAGTATTCTTTGAAGAAATTCCACGAAACGAATTAGCAAATTTAGGAACTTCCTCAATCTCAATCACAGCATTAACTCCATTAAAATTTTACTCTCCCACTAAAGCATGAATGTTTGGTTACTCACGtgataaaaactaataactgctggcaacaacaaatataaaaggtGATCCATTTGTACCTTTGTTGCTTTCTTTCAAAGTCACACCTCAAACATTAACAAGTTTTGGATCATCTGATCATAAGTAAATAAAGAGAAGTAAATAAAGAGAACAGAACAAGGGAGTgagtttttgtatttattttgtctGGTCGCTAATATCATCCAACACGAGGATCGAGCACCTGGCCAATAAAGAGTACTGTTCCAGTTAAATCTTCTCTGATGAGGAACAAGAAAGGGTGGTCAGCTACGAAGTCTATTTTAGACGGAGTTTTAGACGGAGACCGACTACACCCCACCAGTATTCCAGTAGCCGCTGCAGCTTCAGTACCCTCTTCGTTTACTTCAATAAAAGACTTGTGAAATATATCAGAAACACACAGGTTTTGACCCACAGGAGACTCCACCATTTNTGTCAAACCTCCAACAGTGAAAGGTAAAACCACTCCAAGTTCCTTCAGCACATCAGAGGCTTCAAACCCAAAAGAAATTTTGAATCTTGGGATCCTGAAATCCCCTACATCCAATTGGTAATTAGGAAACTTGCGTTCCAAGAACCCAGGTTCCGAAGCCAACTTCTCAACCAAAGCTGGNAGCCCATCTTTTGCATCTGGAAGGAAAAAGTACATGGTGAATTGGCGTTTATCTTCACCTTGCTTGTAGGGAAGACCAAGGACTTTAAAACCCTNAAAAGGCCTTATGAACTGCTTCTTCTTGCTAGTCATGAAGGGAACCTTGACTGAATTGCCATCAAGAAGGTGGAAATCATGGTTTTTTGTAATTGAAGCATGAAACTTCTCATTCCACGCTCCTTTGAAGTACAGTGCGTTTGCAAAGATGAGTCTGGTTGTACTGTNAACAGATCCAGCAGGAAGAAGTTCTTTTACAAGGCCATTTGTCTCCTTTTCGGCCCAAGAATTAACTTCATTGGCCACTTCAACAGccttagaaattaaaaattattatcaaatttaaaatcaattgtaTAAATGGACCGTTGCCAATTTTATCTCATGCATTTCAATAAAAGTGCTTAAGTTTttggaatttttcttttcccacATATTTATGCCACCGAATCAATTACAATTTATACAACACATAAATACGACTGTAACAGACAGCAATGAGGAGAGCTACAAAAACAGACCATCAAGTCGATAAGGGAACAATTCCAAGGGAAGTTGACAGATGTGGTACTCTACAATCAACTTGATGAAGGATCGAGAAATTTGTGTTCTATCTAGTACTAGATTACGGGAGCAAAAGACCAGAGGTTCATTAAGTTATTGCAGCACTGGTTTGGCACATTTTTACACACTTTGCTTGGCCACAAACTCGAAAAGACTAGCAAGTTCAGTCCAGTGATTAAATCAAGATGCTTGGATCAATTTTAAATTGGTAATGACTACAAAAACGGATATGGGATATTTTCCATATTTTATGGGCAATGCCAAGGTTGTATCAACAGAATAAGAAGCATTTCATACTTATAAATAGCTAAAGCTTTCAAAAGGATGAAAAAGCATCCACACTGTCACACACAATGTTATTGAAATTTGTACTAAATATTTTGGTTTGAAGGTGGCATTGATCATAGTCTAATGTCAATGTTTAGATAAAGACTTGTTTGagaggaaaataagaaaataaacaaataaaataagtttctcTCCCAACATAAAATTAGGTATATGCATAAACTAATTTCTGCTATTGGAGTACTTTAAATCATTTATCTTATCCAAATATCGAAGCTAATTTTAGCTGGCGCTTATTTCTATTTCCTTGTTTTCTTCAGATAAAAGTGTTTTGGCTAGTTTTTGGAGAACCTAATAAAACCATTGGACTAAGGCACACTAGTGATCTCAGTTTTATCACATTATTGATTCTTTAGAGGAAGAGCCTACTCTCTACGCTGGAACAGAAGTGTTTTCAGGTGTCTTCCAAAAAGCTTTTACAAAGTATTGAATGCCTACAATAAAGGGTTAGCCTCTAAAGAAAAACATCGAATGTTAACACGACAAGGGGATGGAGGATTGGGTGCAGTGAAAAAGAGGGAAAGTTACCTTGGTCTGGAAATCAACCGAAGCCAAAGTTGCCTTGTAATCAGTGTTGACAAGCTGtttgaaggaaggaagaagagaaagggtTTGCTCAACCCAGACGCCGTCGGCGAAGGAGAGTCGAGGCCCTCCGGCGGGATAGGCATCGGAGAGTACGACGGTGACGAGCTGAGAGGCGAAGGAGTTGAGATGGTNGGTGGACTTGGATCGGAGGAAAGAGAGAAGCTGATCGAGTGTGGGACCCTTGGAGCCAGCAGCGATGATGCTGAGAACAACGTGCAACGACAGCGGCGAATACACGAAGTTCTTGTCCCGAGCTTCCTTCGACAACAACAGCTTTGTCATGCTGAGGGCAACATCGGTTTGGTTGCTGATCGATTCACGCAGGTCCATTGTTATTTCGGTTCTGGAAACAAATGAAGCTCGCAGTGACGCTAATTTTAGAATCCCGATTTTTGGAGATTTCAACACTTTGAACACTGTACTAGGGACCATGGGTCGTCGCTCGTATGAAACAAAAGAATTAAGTAGTttaatctgtttttttttttcctttttttgtttctgGTGATGAGATCATAATTCAGATACGATTATGCCAATTGGAAATATATAGTAGATTAATTAGTGTAACTCATTATGATCAAATTCACCATAAATGTCCACGGATGAATTAATACGAATTAGCATCATAGAAGACTATGAttgtttaaaattcaaattttgcaaAT
Above is a genomic segment from Vigna radiata var. radiata cultivar VC1973A chromosome 10, Vradiata_ver6, whole genome shotgun sequence containing:
- the LOC111242705 gene encoding uncharacterized protein LOC111242705, coding for MVPSTVFKVLKSPKIGILKLASLRASFVSRTEITMDLRESISNQTDVALSMTKLLLSKEARDKNFVYSPLSLHVVLSIIAAGSKGPTLDQLLSFLRSKSTXHLNSFASQLVTVVLSDAYPAGGPRLSFADGVWVEQTLSLLPSFKQLVNTDYKATLASVDFQTKAVEVANEVNSWAEKETNGLVKELLPAGSVXSTTRLIFANALYFKGAWNEKFHASITKNHDFHLLDGNSVKVPFMTSKKKQFIRPFXGFKVLGLPYKQGEDKRQFTMYFFLPDAKDGLPALVEKLASEPGFLERKFPNYQLDVGDFRIPRFKISFGFEASDVLKELGVVLPFTVGGLTXMVESPVGQNLCVSDIFHKSFIEVNEEGTEAAAATGILVGCSRSPSKTPSKIDFVADHPFLFLIREDLTGTVLFIGQVLDPRVGGHHPRTELSKNKSRSDSNGLLVESESGRPIRIATFNVAMFSLAPAVSEFDEWVVSNHEHGSKKKNLTKGEFPKSILKQSPLHASLNKAQSLSDSNILPRSNLKVSINLPENEISLANSKEGTSDRIMGNVSGRHQVPARSPVCFPFIMNYCEGSERFASSRSILEVLREIDADVMALQDVKAEEEKNMKPLSDLAAALGMKYVFAESWAPEYGNAILSKWPIKKWKVQKIADDNDFRNVLKATIDVPWAGEINLYSTQLDHLDENWRMKQVQEIFRSNDPPHILAGGLNSLYRADYSSERWTDIFNYYEKLGKPRPRSEVMNFMKSKGYIDAKDYAGECEPIVIIAKGQNVQGTCKYGTRVDYILASPNSPYKYVPGSYSVISSKGTSDHHIVKVDIVRVNASAQKNVMRQCRKLKSKLYFNGQEVGIMIVKDHFVGTELAMTNAIVEEEIDFSCDPYIGLEFDTADEALKFYTSYANRTGFKVRIGQLYRSRTDGSVSSRRFVCSKEGRQLSSRTGCPAFIRVQINGSGKWVIDHFHKDHNHNLEISGENCTPTLQQKGDTVVNSLTEFTRRPRKKLLEEADNDSSCPFGIIDFKRLRKEELEGQPKTEPYVGQEFSSPNEAYQFYHAYAAHLGFGVRIGQLFRSKNDGLITSRRFVCSKEGFQHPSRVGCGAYLRIKRQPTGKWTVDRLRKDHNHDLDSEKEGRAKDIHSSNILNDDADTGFVNGDLFRIDNYTVPRGGRQNHIRSEWYNILLEYFQTRQTEDTGFFYSVEVDNGNCMSIFWADGRSRYSCSQFGDVLALDTSYRKTVYLVPFATFVGVNHHKQPVLLGCALVADESEESFTWLFQTWLRAMSGRQPLTVIADQDIAVQRAIAKVFPVTYHRFSLWQIKAKEQENMGLMGDGFTKDYEKCVYQSQTVDEFDATWNVLLNKYGLKDNAWLKEMYEKRASWVPLYLKGTFFAGIPMNESLDSFFGALLNAQTPLLEFIPRYERGLERRREEERKEDFNTSNFQPILQTKEPVEEQCRRLYTLAVFKVFQKELLQCFSYLGFKIFEEGGLSRYMVRRCGNDMEKHVVTFNASNLSISCSCQMFERDGVLCRHVLRVFQILQLREVPSRYILHRWTRNAEDGVFPDIESWSSSQELKNLMLWSLRETASKYIDAGATSIEKYKLAYEILREGGRKLCWHR
- the LOC106775711 gene encoding uncharacterized protein LOC106775711 isoform X2 yields the protein MFSVIRRKLRHLYSRILWLLWKRPRSKVVIKRFRKLNFKGHHPRTELSKNKSRSDSNGLLVESESGRPIRIATFNVAMFSLAPAVSEFDEWVVSNHEHGSKKKNLTKGEFPKSILKQSPLHASLNKAQSLSDSNILPRSNLKVSINLPENEISLANSKEGTSDRIMGNVSGRHQVPARSPVCFPFIMNYCEGSERFASSRSILEVLREIDADVMALQDVKAEEEKNMKPLSDLAAALGMKYVFAESWAPEYGNAILSKWPIKKWKVQKIADDNDFRNVLKATIDVPWAGEINLYSTQLDHLDENWRMKQVQEIFRSNDPPHILAGGLNSLYRADYSSERWTDIFNYYEKLGKPRPRSEVMNFMKSKGYIDAKDYAGEYVQGTCKYGTRVDYILASPNSPYKYVPGSYSVISSKGTSDHHIVKVDIVRVNASAQKNVMRQCRKLKSKVVKITPPCSATGVRESTPPTKILVP
- the LOC106775711 gene encoding uncharacterized protein LOC106775711 isoform X1, whose amino-acid sequence is MFSVIRRKLRHLYSRILWLLWKRPRSKVVIKRFRKLNFKGHHPRTELSKNKSRSDSNGLLVESESGRPIRIATFNVAMFSLAPAVSEFDEWVVSNHEHGSKKKNLTKGEFPKSILKQSPLHASLNKAQSLSDSNILPRSNLKVSINLPENEISLANSKEGTSDRIMGNVSGRHQVPARSPVCFPFIMNYCEGSERFASSRSILEVLREIDADVMALQDVKAEEEKNMKPLSDLAAALGMKYVFAESWAPEYGNAILSKWPIKKWKVQKIADDNDFRNVLKATIDVPWAGEINLYSTQLDHLDENWRMKQVQEIFRSNDPPHILAGGLNSLYRADYSSERWTDIFNYYEKLGKPRPRSEVMNFMKSKGYIDAKDYAGECEPIVIIAKGQNVQGTCKYGTRVDYILASPNSPYKYVPGSYSVISSKGTSDHHIVKVDIVRVNASAQKNVMRQCRKLKSKVVKITPPCSATGVRESTPPTKILVP